The proteins below come from a single Chiloscyllium punctatum isolate Juve2018m chromosome 20, sChiPun1.3, whole genome shotgun sequence genomic window:
- the LOC140492247 gene encoding C-terminal-binding protein 1-like isoform X2 has protein sequence MQGIRPPILNGPMHPRPLVALLDGRDCTVEMPVLKDVATVAFCDAQSTQEIHEKVLNEAVGALMYHTITLTREDLEKFKALRIIVRIGSGYDNVDIKSAADLGIAVCNIPSSSVEETADSTLCHILNLYRRSTWLHQTLREGTRVSSVEQIREVAAGAARIRGETLGIIGLGRVGQAVALRAKTFGFNVIFYDPYLPDGVEKSLGLQRISTLQDLLVHSDCVTLHCSLNEHNHHLINDFTIKQMRQGAFLVNTARGGLVDEKALGQALKDGRIRGAALDVHESEPFSFSQGPLKDAPNLICTPHTAWYSEQASIEVREEAAREIRRAITGRIPDTLKNCVNKEYLAAAAQWTSIDPVAVHPELNGAAYRFPSGVVGVTATGISAAAVEGLVTGAIPMQHGIPSVAHPSHTPSPSQTSKSEPDRDIPADQ, from the exons TGCAACAGTGGCATTCTGTGATGCACAGTCTACTCAGGAGATACATGAGAAG GTACTAAATGAAGCAGTGGGTGCCCTGATGTACCACACCATTACATTAACACGAGAGGACCTAGAGAAATTCAAAGCACTTCGAATTATCGTCAGGATTGGCAGTGGCTATGACAATGTCGACATCAAATCAGCTGCAGACTTAG GGATTGCCGTGTGCAACATTCCCTCGTCATCGGTGGAAGAGACAGCAGACTCCACACTGTGTCACATTTTAAACCTTTACAGACGGTCGACATGGCTGCACCAGACTTTGCGAGAGGGGACGAGGGTGTCGAGCGTCGAGCAGATCAGAGAGGTTGCTGCAGGAGCGGCTCGGATCCGCGGGGAGACTCTGGGCATCATTGGCCTGG GCCGTGTTGGTCAGGCAGTGGCTTTGCGGGCAAAAACGTTTGGATTTAATGTGATTTTCTACGACCCGTACCTGCCGGATGGTGTGGAGAAGTCGCTTGGGCTCCAGAGAATAAGCACCTTACAGGACCTGCTGGTTCACAGTGactgtgtgaccctgcactgcaGCCTGAATGAGCACAATCACCACCTCATCAATGACTTCACCATTAAACAG ATGCGTCAGGGGGCGTTCCTGGTGAACACAGCACGAGGGGGGCTGGTGGATGAGAAAGCACTGGGCCAGGCACTGAAGGACGGACGGATACGAGGGGCAGCTCTGGATGTCCATGAATCTGAACCTTTCAG TTTTAGTCAGGGACCCCTGAAGGATGCACCAAACCTTATCTGCACCCCACACACAGCCTGGTACAGTGAACAGGCTTCCATTGAAGTGCGGGAGGAGGCAGCTCGAGAGATCCGCAGAGCTATCACAG GCCGCATTCCGGACACCTTAAAAAACTGTGTGAACAAAGAGTATTTGGCAGCAGCTGCTCAGTGGACTAGCATCGACCCGGTGGCTGTACATCCCGAGCTGAATGGGGCTGCTTACAG ATTTCCGAGTGGAGTGGTCGGGGTAACAGCAACAGGCATCTCGGCTGCTGCCGTCGAAGGACTCGTCACAGGCGCCATCCCAATGCAGCACGGGATACCTTCAGTAGCCCACCcttcacacacaccatcccccagccagacatccaaatcagaacctgACAGAGATATCCCAGCTGACCAATAG